GGGCGCGACCGCAGCGAAATCGAACAGAAGCTGCGCAAGGCCGGCTACTTCGAAGCCAATGCGCTGGAGACCTTTGCCTGGCTGCGGCTCGCCGCGGCGGGCGGCGTTGCCCTTGCCTCCATGGCGACTTGCTTCGTCATCAACGGCAACCCGCTCCGTCCGCTGTTTCCGACGCTGGCCCTCGCGGGACTGACCTACATCGGCGCCAAGTATGTGCTGCAGATGCGCGCAGCGACGCGTGAGCGGATACTGACGGCTGAATTCCCCTTCCTGCTCGACCTGATGTTGATGATGCTGGAAAGCGGCGTCTCGCTGGACCAGTGCTTCCGCGGCATAGCCCGCGAGGAACGGGTTGCGGTTCCCAATCACGCCCGGCTGGTCGCCATGCTGGTCGAGGATCTCGATCGCGGTCAGGATTACCAGCTGGCGTTCGATCGCTGGGCCTCGCGCGTGGCGGTAAACGGCGCACGCGAACTGGCCACGGTGTTCCGCCAATCGCTGTTCCACGGCATGGAGCTGGTGCCTTCGCTGCGCGAATTCATCCGCGAATTCTCGCAGCGCCGGGTCGCTCGCGCCCGCGAAGCCATCGGCTCGATCACGGTGCGCATGGTAATCCTGATGCTCGTGTTCTTCATGCCGGCGCTGTTCATCGTGCTGGCGGGACCGCCGGTTGCCGCCATTCTCGATACTCTTGGGGGGGCTTCCTCATGACGATCCGACACATTTACAGGTATCTCGCCGCGACAGGCGGCCTGACGGTGCTCGCCGTGGGAGGCTTGCCCGCGCATTCGCCGATCGCGCCTGCGAAGGCGGCGGAGGCGCTCGATCTCGATCAGGGCGGATCAACCCGGTCGCTTTACCTCGTGCTTATCCAGCAGGCCCGCAAGGATGGCCGGCAGCGCGCCGCCCTCGCATTCCTCGACGATTTCGATCGCCAGTATCCCGGAGACCGCGAAGCGCGCATCCTGCGGGTCAACTGCCTCCTTGACCTTGGCCAGATGGGGCAAGCGCAAACTGCCCTCGCGCTGATCCCTGCGACGGATCGCAGCGCCGAGGCGATCGAGATCCGGGGGCATGTCCTGGCTGCGCAGGAACGCTGGCCGGAAGCCATCGCCGAGTATCGCGCGGCGTTGAGGGCGAGCCCCGCTAATCCGCTCACCAGCAATGCGCTGGGCTATGCGCTGTTGCGGCAGGGGCAGCCCGGCGAAGCGATTGAGGCCCTCAAGGGCGCTTATGACCTGGCGCCCCGGAACGAGGTGGTCCGTAACAACCTTGCTCTCGCGCTGACGGTCGCCGGTCGGCGGGGCGAAGCCGACGCGCTGTTGTCGAAGGTTCGCGA
The DNA window shown above is from Novosphingobium sp. RL4 and carries:
- a CDS encoding type II secretion system F family protein produces the protein MQSLASFLLFGLALGSLLMVLAGVRLLNADNRLRARIDGASGAATGLTGKLPFPLPRMFTVRGRDRSEIEQKLRKAGYFEANALETFAWLRLAAAGGVALASMATCFVINGNPLRPLFPTLALAGLTYIGAKYVLQMRAATRERILTAEFPFLLDLMLMMLESGVSLDQCFRGIAREERVAVPNHARLVAMLVEDLDRGQDYQLAFDRWASRVAVNGARELATVFRQSLFHGMELVPSLREFIREFSQRRVARAREAIGSITVRMVILMLVFFMPALFIVLAGPPVAAILDTLGGASS
- a CDS encoding tetratricopeptide repeat protein, with amino-acid sequence MTIRHIYRYLAATGGLTVLAVGGLPAHSPIAPAKAAEALDLDQGGSTRSLYLVLIQQARKDGRQRAALAFLDDFDRQYPGDREARILRVNCLLDLGQMGQAQTALALIPATDRSAEAIEIRGHVLAAQERWPEAIAEYRAALRASPANPLTSNALGYALLRQGQPGEAIEALKGAYDLAPRNEVVRNNLALALTVAGRRGEADALLSKVRDATEKARLRQQIAEQAALMLAPPATASREP